The Helicobacter jaachi DNA window TGGTCAAGTCCGGGCTGATAGAGGGTTTTAAAGCCATTCATTCTTTTATAGCGCGTGATAATATCTTGCAGGCTGAAAGTGAGCGCATGCCCGATATGCAGCACGCCTGTAACGTTAGGAGGAGGCATCATAATGCTAAAACAAGGTGGATTTGGCTGCTCCCACAGGGATTTATTCCCCTCAATTTCAAAATATCCGCGCTCTTTGCAAATATTATAGAATCTAGATTCTATAATGTGCGGGTTATAGCCCTTTTTTGCTTCTGTGGTGTTTTGGGTGGGATTCATAAAATGCCTTTGTGGTATTTAATTTGCTTTATGTGTATTATAATACCAAAATGCTAAAAACAAATGGAGGCAAATATGACTTACGAGCTAAAGATGCCAATTTTAGGCTTTGATGATGTGACAAAAGTGGAGCTAGAAAAAATTGATGAAACTTTTAGCAAAATTCGCTCGCTTGATGGGGAACGCTCCTTTGAAATTACACTAGTTAATCCCTTTTCGCTCTGTGATTATGCCTTTACTATCCCAACTGCTGATGAGAGGCTATTAGATTTAGATGAAAAAAGGGGGGATAAAGTAGAGGTGTATTGCGTGGTGGTGGTGCAAAAGCCCATTGAAAATTCTATTGTCAATCTTATGGCGCCTTTTGTGTTTAATCCCGCTAATGCCTCCGCACTACAGGTTACTACACTCCCTGTGGCAGAATATCCGCAATTTAGCAAAGTGCAGCCTTTGAAAGAATTTTTATCACAAGAAGTCCTTGAAACGCTTAATAAATAAACTCGCTTTATGCCACTCTCAAACCTCAATGCCGAGCAAGCCCAAGCCGCTCACGCGCCAAGTGGGCATAATCTCATCATTGCTTCAGCTGGCACGGGGAAAACTTCTACTATCGTTGGTCGCATAGCCTATCTTTTAAAACAGGGCTTAGAGCCTAAGGATATTTTGCTGCTTACTTTTACTAATAAGGCAAGCAATGAAATGATTGCACGCGTAGCAAAGCTCTTTGGCGAGCAACTAGCAAAAAATATAGAATCTGGCACTTTTCACGCCGTGGCATATCGGTATTTAAGAGAGCATAAG harbors:
- the fliW gene encoding flagellar assembly protein FliW, coding for MTYELKMPILGFDDVTKVELEKIDETFSKIRSLDGERSFEITLVNPFSLCDYAFTIPTADERLLDLDEKRGDKVEVYCVVVVQKPIENSIVNLMAPFVFNPANASALQVTTLPVAEYPQFSKVQPLKEFLSQEVLETLNK